Proteins co-encoded in one Opitutus terrae PB90-1 genomic window:
- a CDS encoding class I SAM-dependent methyltransferase, with product MNIVRLSPPAVIPALCPVCHYTQATPFFDGGSQPLATLGWPHTAEEAKTMPRFPLAFVQCPRCTHVWNRSFSYEVIPYRSNPNLMFNKGVIWKGHLASTRDLVLARLPVAPTVLDIGCGEGHFVRGMCESRAGRGRFVGFDPNTSGRSGDGVEFFPRYFEPLSDIASFQPDALVVRHVLEHLTDPAAFIEQMAWGTSTLRKPVWLFTEMPCVDRAIETGRLPDFYYEHPSHFTTRSFRTLMQRGGEVVELGHGYNGEVVYALVRLQVPASHAECSASATIFFQQADQNRATVRQQLDELAASGKRVAVWGGTGKGAAFIHQFGLDAERFPLVVDSDPEKAGTFVPGTGQPIVFRDVLKASPVDVIIVPTQWRAADIANEIARERIGAPQLLIEHNGRLVDYTHGDHPYRFAQRS from the coding sequence GTGAATATTGTTCGCCTCTCCCCTCCCGCGGTGATCCCCGCCCTGTGCCCGGTGTGTCATTACACCCAGGCCACGCCATTTTTCGATGGTGGTTCCCAACCCTTGGCCACGCTCGGGTGGCCGCACACCGCCGAGGAGGCAAAAACGATGCCGCGCTTTCCGCTGGCTTTCGTGCAGTGCCCGCGGTGCACGCATGTCTGGAATCGGTCGTTCTCCTACGAGGTGATACCGTACCGGTCCAACCCGAATCTCATGTTTAACAAGGGTGTGATCTGGAAGGGGCACCTCGCGAGCACACGGGATCTTGTTCTCGCTCGTTTGCCGGTGGCGCCAACCGTCCTGGACATCGGATGTGGCGAGGGGCACTTCGTGCGCGGCATGTGCGAATCCCGAGCCGGTCGAGGCCGCTTTGTCGGGTTTGATCCGAACACGAGTGGCCGCAGTGGTGACGGTGTGGAGTTCTTTCCCCGGTATTTCGAACCGCTGTCGGACATCGCTTCCTTCCAGCCTGATGCACTTGTGGTGCGGCACGTCCTCGAGCATCTGACGGATCCGGCGGCCTTCATCGAGCAGATGGCTTGGGGGACCTCCACGTTGCGGAAGCCGGTTTGGCTGTTCACCGAGATGCCGTGCGTCGATCGGGCAATCGAGACGGGCCGACTGCCGGACTTCTATTACGAACACCCCTCACATTTCACCACGCGCTCGTTTCGCACGCTGATGCAGCGCGGCGGCGAGGTGGTGGAGTTGGGTCATGGGTACAACGGCGAGGTCGTGTATGCGCTCGTCCGATTGCAGGTTCCCGCCTCGCATGCAGAATGCTCCGCGTCGGCAACAATCTTCTTTCAACAGGCAGACCAAAACCGGGCCACCGTCCGACAACAGCTCGACGAGCTTGCCGCCAGCGGAAAACGCGTGGCCGTGTGGGGGGGCACCGGCAAGGGCGCTGCGTTCATTCACCAGTTCGGTCTGGATGCCGAGCGGTTTCCGCTGGTCGTGGACTCGGATCCTGAAAAAGCAGGCACGTTCGTGCCGGGCACCGGCCAGCCAATCGTTTTCCGGGATGTGCTCAAGGCGAGCCCCGTCGACGTGATCATCGTCCCCACCCAGTGGCGCGCTGCTGATATTGCGAACGAAATAGCTCGCGAGAGGATCGGAGCGCCGCAGTTGCTGATCGAACACAACGGCCGACTAGTGGACTACACGCACGGCGATCATCCGTATCGATTTGCCCAGCGTAGCTGA
- a CDS encoding beta strand repeat-containing protein, translating to MGRKLPCSKSTTTNMAKRIKKNSKSARSLLKLEALEQRQLLAGGFTDAQGQQWQDIVHSNGNVYDQVLLKSSSITVDADPGQVTRVSFLDQQGDIVQAEFSGAGTLTIALDPDTYHGPAAAVNYNQPDVMYVQGLASFTITGSDASTNFSVFSVGKGNASNQALFDDTHTGGDHWANVARLTIVASPSNPNGSLFGGIRAGDAIFSAENGVVGITASNVQVQSVVRIGDIDAKGTATPALVFGEQSQFVSVDIAGGDLVQTNAKAINNSGSYGFSLSAIDNVDSSGAPVMASTITNTSVQFSDKSPFPAPKSYDLTTAIDTIVGSTADDVINGSHTATSLVVSALDKIDGAAGNDVLNISDSNGGTAQLSGLTVKNVETFMYTSTGTLGSANAVDMTGWTGLTSANLTLQNIAANTATVTATKDTAVVLSSSTTVTPGLVKVVGGSTVTVTNAAGSANFPATATEVDGVNGTSSVSITQTTSGTQGAVLVKDYAIGGDKAKAGTISTVTVNGATDVTVNSNALATLTLTKVSGTVLLTDELAGHATSGSGTTLALNLNDSAVTNLNQTTATVKEVDFTTSGKKSSIGAWGTAGEVATITVAGDQALDLGNISGLGKLATLTSTATAGVTATVDATKVTVTGGAGNDVITLSGQVKKASDLGAGDDWVSATLNATDHKTMDSGTLAGGDGTDTLALTGQDAVAASTGTGLAAQISGFEKLEITGSNFGTVDMHNLDDINQVILSGDFGGAYAIDKLASGASLTIKAGQTGNGTITVPVSAVQTESLAVTITSDTADINAQTLATGNINTINLNVVDTNDTKNADDTVNFTQAKVVNITGNVLSLTSNTGAAGTVDASGMAGGKLILTTTAGDGSTIKGTTKGSNDITATGAGKITITTGNSADTIAVAAGTTITAGDGANVITASGAGNSITTGKNGDSITVTATSGTTTISAGDGNDTITVAGQAVSNITLGGGADKVVLSSKAGSAGYFTTISGAGDADILDLSAVDTGTATFNATAVTLGQGATFSDYVASATAGNVAGNAVVSWFNFGGDTYIVVDNGNGTYDPAGDVVVRLTGALDLSAAGTNAGIAAGVLTI from the coding sequence TTGGGACGCAAACTCCCTTGCTCGAAATCAACAACAACCAACATGGCTAAACGCATTAAGAAAAACTCCAAGTCTGCTCGTTCGCTCCTCAAGCTCGAAGCACTGGAACAGCGCCAACTTTTGGCTGGCGGCTTTACCGATGCCCAGGGTCAGCAATGGCAGGACATCGTTCACTCGAACGGCAATGTCTATGACCAAGTGCTCCTGAAGAGCTCGAGCATCACCGTGGACGCGGATCCGGGTCAGGTCACGCGCGTCTCGTTCCTCGACCAGCAGGGTGACATCGTCCAAGCCGAGTTCTCCGGCGCGGGCACTCTGACGATCGCGCTCGATCCCGACACCTACCACGGGCCCGCCGCGGCGGTGAACTACAACCAGCCCGACGTGATGTACGTCCAGGGCTTGGCGTCGTTCACGATCACGGGTTCGGACGCATCGACGAACTTCTCGGTCTTCTCGGTCGGCAAGGGCAACGCCTCCAACCAGGCGCTGTTCGACGATACCCACACCGGTGGTGACCACTGGGCGAATGTTGCCCGGCTGACGATCGTCGCGAGCCCCTCGAATCCGAATGGCTCCCTGTTCGGTGGTATCCGCGCTGGAGACGCCATCTTCTCGGCCGAGAACGGTGTCGTCGGTATTACGGCGTCGAACGTGCAGGTTCAGAGCGTCGTCCGCATTGGCGACATCGACGCGAAGGGGACCGCAACCCCGGCGCTCGTTTTCGGTGAACAGTCGCAGTTCGTATCGGTTGATATCGCTGGTGGCGATCTCGTCCAAACCAATGCCAAAGCGATCAACAACAGTGGCTCGTACGGCTTTTCCCTCAGCGCGATCGACAATGTCGATTCGAGTGGCGCTCCGGTGATGGCCAGCACGATCACGAATACGAGCGTGCAGTTCTCGGACAAGAGCCCCTTCCCGGCGCCGAAGAGCTATGATCTGACGACCGCGATCGATACCATCGTTGGTAGCACGGCAGACGATGTGATCAACGGTTCACACACGGCAACCTCGCTCGTCGTGAGCGCGCTCGATAAGATCGATGGTGCCGCGGGCAACGATGTGCTCAACATCTCCGACTCGAACGGTGGTACGGCGCAGCTTTCCGGCCTGACGGTCAAGAATGTCGAGACCTTCATGTACACCTCGACCGGCACGCTGGGCTCCGCCAACGCGGTCGATATGACGGGCTGGACTGGCCTGACTTCCGCCAATCTGACCCTGCAGAACATCGCGGCGAATACCGCCACGGTAACGGCCACGAAGGACACTGCGGTGGTTCTCAGCTCGTCGACGACCGTCACGCCTGGTCTGGTGAAGGTCGTGGGCGGCAGCACCGTGACGGTGACGAACGCAGCTGGCAGCGCCAACTTCCCTGCCACCGCTACGGAAGTCGATGGCGTTAACGGCACGAGTTCGGTGAGTATCACCCAGACAACCTCCGGCACCCAGGGCGCAGTCCTCGTCAAGGACTACGCCATCGGCGGCGACAAGGCTAAGGCTGGCACGATCTCGACGGTGACCGTCAATGGTGCGACCGACGTGACGGTTAACAGCAATGCGCTGGCGACCCTCACGCTGACGAAGGTCAGTGGCACGGTCCTCCTGACGGATGAACTGGCCGGTCACGCCACCAGCGGCAGCGGCACGACGCTGGCGTTGAACCTCAATGACTCTGCGGTCACCAACCTGAATCAGACGACGGCTACGGTCAAAGAGGTCGACTTCACGACCTCCGGCAAGAAGTCCTCGATTGGTGCTTGGGGCACCGCCGGTGAAGTCGCGACCATCACGGTCGCAGGCGATCAGGCGCTCGATTTGGGTAACATCTCGGGTCTGGGCAAGCTCGCCACGCTGACGAGCACGGCCACGGCCGGGGTTACGGCGACGGTGGACGCGACGAAGGTGACGGTCACCGGCGGCGCGGGCAACGACGTGATCACGCTCAGCGGCCAGGTGAAGAAGGCGTCCGATCTTGGTGCTGGTGACGACTGGGTCTCCGCGACTCTGAACGCCACCGACCACAAGACGATGGACAGCGGCACGCTCGCGGGTGGCGACGGCACCGACACCCTCGCTCTCACGGGCCAGGATGCGGTCGCCGCTTCGACCGGCACGGGCCTCGCGGCCCAGATCTCGGGCTTCGAGAAGCTCGAAATCACAGGCAGCAACTTCGGCACGGTCGACATGCACAACCTGGACGACATCAACCAGGTCATCCTCTCGGGTGACTTCGGTGGTGCCTATGCGATCGACAAGCTCGCCTCCGGTGCGTCCCTGACGATCAAGGCGGGTCAGACTGGCAACGGCACGATCACTGTGCCGGTTTCGGCAGTCCAGACCGAGTCACTGGCCGTCACGATTACGTCGGACACGGCGGACATCAACGCCCAGACCCTCGCCACGGGCAACATCAACACGATCAACCTGAACGTCGTCGATACGAACGACACGAAGAACGCCGATGACACGGTGAACTTCACCCAGGCCAAGGTCGTGAACATCACCGGCAATGTCCTCTCGCTGACCTCCAACACGGGTGCGGCGGGCACGGTCGATGCTTCTGGCATGGCTGGCGGCAAGCTGATCCTGACCACGACGGCGGGCGATGGCTCGACGATCAAGGGCACGACGAAGGGCTCCAACGACATCACCGCGACGGGCGCGGGCAAGATCACGATCACCACCGGTAACTCGGCGGATACGATCGCGGTCGCCGCCGGCACCACGATCACGGCGGGTGACGGTGCGAACGTGATTACGGCCAGCGGTGCGGGTAACTCGATCACCACCGGCAAGAACGGTGACTCGATCACGGTCACGGCGACGTCCGGCACGACCACGATCAGCGCGGGTGACGGTAATGATACCATCACCGTTGCCGGTCAGGCAGTGTCGAACATCACCCTCGGTGGTGGTGCTGACAAGGTTGTGCTGAGCAGCAAGGCGGGTTCCGCCGGCTACTTCACCACGATCTCCGGCGCGGGTGATGCTGATATCCTCGACCTCAGCGCGGTAGATACCGGCACGGCGACGTTTAACGCGACTGCGGTGACGCTCGGTCAGGGTGCCACGTTCTCGGACTACGTTGCTTCCGCTACCGCGGGCAATGTTGCCGGCAACGCCGTCGTGAGCTGGTTCAACTTCGGTGGGGACACCTACATCGTGGTTGATAATGGCAACGGCACGTATGACCCTGCGGGTGACGTGGTCGTTCGACTGACCGGCGCGCTCGATCTCAGTGCGGCTGGCACAAACGCTGGTATCGCGGCCGGCGTGCTGACGATCTGA
- a CDS encoding glycosyltransferase: MTILFVHQNYPGQFGHLAAALVQRGDRVAVLHYRKDLVVHPGIESAPCERPDAGPAGMNPLAADFEAQVRAGEATAKRALELRARGFNPDVIIGHPGWGEMLFLRDVWPGSKIIAYPEFFFGRARVDSYFDPEFGPPAEATAFRLRMNNTVCLHALESSDALWYPTEWQRLCFPTSAQARAMVIHDGIDTAVDAPSSKASITLARDGRKRVLTGADEVITFVNRNHEPIRGFHVFMRALPAILARRPRANVVIVGGDGISYGTPPPRERNWREFMLKELDGQLDLSRIHFVGKVPKEIFLAILQVSTLHIYLTHPFVLSWSLLEAMSCECRILASRTEPVTEFLTDGVNGTLFDFFRPDELAAKAIEILHTRRQFEPLRHAARQTILQRCDLRAVCLPAQLRWIDELTHRR; encoded by the coding sequence ATGACCATCCTGTTTGTACATCAGAATTACCCTGGGCAGTTCGGCCATCTGGCCGCCGCATTAGTGCAGCGTGGCGATCGCGTCGCTGTCCTGCATTACCGAAAGGACCTTGTTGTCCATCCCGGCATCGAGTCGGCACCGTGCGAACGACCTGATGCGGGACCCGCGGGGATGAACCCCTTGGCGGCGGATTTTGAGGCTCAGGTGCGGGCCGGCGAAGCGACCGCGAAACGCGCGCTTGAATTGAGGGCGCGTGGGTTCAATCCGGATGTGATCATTGGCCATCCCGGTTGGGGGGAGATGCTCTTTCTCCGCGATGTTTGGCCTGGATCTAAAATCATCGCCTACCCGGAGTTTTTTTTCGGGCGCGCGCGGGTGGACAGCTATTTCGATCCCGAGTTTGGTCCGCCCGCGGAGGCAACGGCGTTCAGGCTGCGAATGAACAACACGGTGTGTCTGCATGCGCTCGAGAGTTCGGATGCGTTGTGGTACCCCACGGAGTGGCAACGGTTGTGTTTCCCCACGAGCGCGCAAGCACGTGCCATGGTCATCCACGACGGCATCGATACGGCCGTAGATGCGCCGTCCTCCAAAGCTTCGATCACACTGGCCCGCGATGGCAGGAAGCGGGTGCTGACGGGGGCCGATGAAGTCATCACGTTTGTGAATCGGAATCATGAGCCGATTCGCGGGTTTCACGTGTTCATGCGAGCCCTACCGGCAATTCTGGCGCGGAGGCCACGGGCCAACGTCGTGATTGTCGGTGGCGACGGGATCAGTTATGGGACGCCTCCTCCACGGGAGCGAAACTGGCGCGAGTTCATGCTCAAGGAACTCGACGGCCAGCTGGATCTCTCCCGAATCCATTTCGTGGGCAAGGTGCCTAAGGAGATCTTCCTCGCAATTTTGCAGGTGTCGACTCTGCACATCTACCTGACACATCCGTTCGTGCTGTCGTGGTCTTTGCTCGAAGCCATGAGCTGCGAGTGCCGGATCCTGGCAAGTCGGACGGAGCCAGTGACGGAGTTCCTCACGGATGGAGTCAATGGCACCCTCTTCGATTTTTTTCGGCCCGATGAGCTGGCGGCAAAAGCCATTGAAATTCTTCACACTCGCAGGCAGTTTGAGCCCCTGCGGCATGCAGCGCGGCAGACGATCCTGCAGCGATGCGACCTGCGCGCAGTATGCTTGCCAGCACAATTGAGGTGGATCGACGAGCTCACACACCGGCGCTGA
- a CDS encoding class I SAM-dependent methyltransferase: MKRILLHVGCGPKRKDQTTPGFDTPDWDELRLDIDPNVAPDVVGTMTNMAAVPSGSVDAVFSSHNVEHLYSHEVPLALAEFKRVLRPQGFVVITCPDLQSTCALVAEDKLTDPAYQSRSGPIAPMDILYGHRGRVAAGNLFMAHHCGFTQRVLGGTLQEAGFARVALKRRIPHFDLWALATLQPMTDAELLQLTAEHFPA, translated from the coding sequence ATGAAACGGATTTTACTCCACGTCGGTTGCGGGCCGAAACGCAAGGATCAGACCACCCCAGGCTTCGACACTCCCGATTGGGACGAGCTCCGGTTGGATATCGATCCGAATGTCGCTCCTGACGTCGTGGGCACGATGACGAATATGGCTGCAGTCCCGAGTGGCTCGGTGGACGCGGTATTCTCCAGCCACAATGTGGAGCATTTGTATTCGCACGAGGTGCCGCTGGCATTGGCAGAGTTCAAACGCGTGCTCCGACCGCAGGGATTTGTGGTGATCACCTGCCCAGACCTTCAGTCGACGTGCGCGCTGGTTGCGGAGGACAAATTGACCGATCCGGCGTACCAGTCGCGCAGCGGTCCGATTGCCCCGATGGATATTCTTTACGGCCACCGGGGCCGCGTGGCGGCCGGCAATCTTTTCATGGCCCACCATTGCGGTTTTACGCAGCGGGTGTTGGGCGGGACCTTGCAGGAGGCGGGCTTTGCTCGCGTGGCGCTCAAGCGGCGCATCCCTCATTTCGATCTATGGGCGCTCGCCACCCTGCAGCCGATGACGGACGCGGAATTGCTGCAGCTGACCGCCGAGCACTTCCCCGCATGA
- a CDS encoding methyltransferase regulatory domain-containing protein, producing the protein MSTSAPLPSSDVTTAYDETPYPSSSFPQTQPNRLAAMARLFGLDAASPANARVLELGCADGSNLLPLAEQFPQASFLGVDSSKVQIAAAQSAITAGGVTNVEVRRQDILDFPADSGKFDYIVAHGVYSWVPPAVREKVLAICRDHLTENGVAYVSYNALPGWNMRRSLREMMLYHTRGLTDPKTKVAQSRALLTFLADSVPSENSAYGMLLKSELSLMNGLSDNYLLHDILGGENTPFYFYEFIAEAMKHGLQYLSESNIAEMLAGNFPEKVSQTLAQLNNQIVAQEQYMDYLRNRSFRQTLLCRGGVPLKRNLSPAVLRQLAFRSLLIRAAGPVELVPGVPVSFATATGVQVTSGDAFVKALMQMLTETRGVAVVSYQALLEGARSLSRPFLGEVPPDRDRTDESTLEMNLLNLLAKGFLEIHAEPVSVRTDVPERPAVSAFARYQALNARLITNRTHQSIPADMVARYIIAACDGTRGRDELLGELVSRVKEGKLQVNEGSVQVTDEQRLNALLGSNLDTGLAALAAAGFFRG; encoded by the coding sequence ATGTCGACCTCTGCCCCCCTGCCTTCATCTGACGTGACGACGGCCTACGATGAAACGCCCTATCCGAGTTCGTCCTTTCCGCAGACTCAGCCGAACCGTCTCGCCGCGATGGCACGCCTGTTTGGGCTGGACGCTGCAAGCCCCGCGAACGCGCGGGTGCTGGAGCTTGGATGTGCGGACGGTTCTAATCTGTTGCCGTTGGCTGAACAGTTTCCCCAGGCGAGTTTTCTGGGAGTCGATTCGTCCAAGGTCCAGATCGCCGCTGCACAGTCCGCGATTACGGCGGGGGGGGTGACCAACGTAGAGGTTCGACGGCAAGACATTTTGGATTTCCCGGCTGACTCGGGAAAGTTCGACTACATTGTCGCCCATGGCGTTTACTCGTGGGTTCCGCCGGCGGTTCGCGAGAAGGTTCTGGCGATCTGTCGGGACCACCTGACTGAGAACGGGGTGGCATACGTCAGCTACAACGCGCTCCCGGGTTGGAACATGCGGCGTTCGCTGCGAGAGATGATGCTCTACCACACGCGCGGTCTCACGGACCCGAAGACCAAGGTGGCACAATCGCGAGCGTTGCTCACCTTTCTTGCGGACTCGGTACCGAGCGAAAACAGCGCGTATGGGATGCTGCTGAAGAGTGAGCTCAGCCTGATGAACGGTCTGTCTGACAACTATCTGTTGCATGACATCCTGGGCGGAGAAAACACACCGTTCTATTTCTACGAGTTCATCGCTGAAGCGATGAAACACGGGCTTCAGTATCTCAGCGAATCGAACATAGCGGAAATGCTGGCGGGCAATTTCCCCGAGAAGGTCAGTCAGACGCTGGCCCAACTAAACAATCAGATCGTCGCGCAGGAGCAGTACATGGACTACCTGCGCAATCGGTCGTTTCGGCAAACGCTGTTGTGCCGCGGCGGTGTTCCCCTCAAGCGCAATCTTTCCCCGGCGGTGCTCAGGCAACTCGCTTTCCGTTCGTTGCTGATCCGTGCCGCTGGTCCCGTGGAGCTTGTGCCTGGCGTACCGGTTAGTTTTGCAACGGCGACAGGCGTGCAGGTAACGAGCGGCGACGCATTTGTGAAAGCGCTTATGCAGATGCTGACCGAGACGCGTGGCGTGGCGGTGGTTTCTTACCAAGCGCTCTTAGAAGGCGCCCGCTCGCTTTCGCGCCCGTTTTTGGGCGAGGTGCCGCCCGATCGCGATCGGACCGACGAATCGACGTTGGAGATGAATCTGTTGAACCTTTTGGCCAAAGGATTCCTGGAGATCCACGCCGAACCCGTGTCGGTCCGTACCGACGTGCCTGAACGGCCTGCTGTTAGTGCGTTTGCACGCTATCAGGCCCTCAATGCCAGATTGATCACCAACCGGACGCACCAGTCTATCCCTGCGGACATGGTTGCACGTTACATCATCGCGGCCTGTGACGGCACCCGTGGCCGCGATGAGCTACTCGGCGAGCTCGTGAGTCGCGTGAAGGAAGGGAAGCTTCAGGTGAACGAAGGCTCGGTGCAGGTCACCGACGAACAGCGACTCAACGCCTTGTTGGGGTCGAACCTCGACACCGGCCTTGCGGCGCTTGCTGCAGCCGGTTTTTTCCGGGGCTGA
- a CDS encoding ABC transporter ATP-binding protein, with translation MPLLPPSARRQLFAAADRRGAQFHALKEVSFTLQRGESLGIVGRNGSGKSTLLQILAGTLEPSSGDVHVNGRVAALLELGSGFNLEFSGRENVLLQAALYGFSRKEILARMPEVEEFAGIGAFIDQPAKVYSSGMLLRLAFAAQTILAPELFIVDEALAVGDVFFQAKCARFFQERLKTGMSLILVSHDLGAVKALCRRAIVLHEGRMSFVGPSDEAVNHYHQLHRGRIQASESGPAAERAAGVGLPPGAKERNWETTQEVGSREAEIIHCRLLNSRGTETETFDVGEEARLELYVRGTAHLDRLLAGFEISNRHNQVAYGATSVHLEDRFLALQAGQISCYAFTFGINLGVGSYLVDVAIGWGDRGDGAPEQMVHRVARIRSLSVRHPGERPRFFGAADLGARFEAS, from the coding sequence TTGCCGCTTCTCCCTCCCTCGGCGCGCCGGCAGCTCTTCGCTGCAGCCGATCGTCGAGGGGCACAGTTTCACGCGCTCAAGGAGGTGAGCTTCACGCTGCAACGGGGCGAGAGCCTGGGCATCGTCGGCCGCAACGGCTCGGGCAAGAGCACGCTGCTGCAGATTCTCGCGGGCACGCTGGAGCCAAGCTCCGGCGACGTCCATGTGAACGGTCGCGTGGCGGCGCTATTGGAACTTGGCTCTGGCTTTAACTTGGAGTTTTCCGGCCGCGAGAACGTGCTCCTGCAGGCGGCGCTCTACGGTTTCTCAAGAAAGGAAATCCTCGCCCGGATGCCGGAGGTGGAGGAGTTTGCCGGCATCGGCGCGTTCATCGACCAGCCGGCCAAGGTCTACTCGAGCGGCATGTTGCTGCGGCTCGCGTTCGCGGCGCAGACGATCCTCGCTCCCGAGCTTTTCATCGTCGATGAGGCGCTCGCCGTCGGCGACGTGTTCTTTCAGGCCAAGTGTGCTCGATTTTTCCAGGAGCGGCTAAAGACGGGCATGTCGCTGATTCTCGTCAGCCACGATCTGGGCGCCGTGAAGGCGCTGTGCCGTCGCGCGATCGTATTGCACGAGGGCCGGATGTCGTTCGTCGGTCCCAGTGATGAGGCGGTTAACCATTATCATCAACTCCATCGCGGGCGAATTCAGGCGAGCGAATCAGGACCGGCGGCCGAGCGGGCGGCAGGAGTGGGTTTGCCACCGGGAGCCAAGGAGCGGAACTGGGAAACGACGCAGGAAGTAGGGTCGCGGGAGGCGGAAATCATTCACTGCCGGTTGTTGAACTCCCGCGGGACGGAGACAGAAACCTTTGATGTGGGCGAAGAAGCCAGACTGGAACTTTACGTGCGCGGTACAGCGCATCTGGACCGACTCCTGGCCGGATTCGAGATTTCCAATCGACACAACCAAGTGGCCTATGGGGCGACGTCGGTCCACTTGGAGGACCGGTTTCTCGCCCTCCAAGCGGGGCAGATCAGCTGCTATGCGTTCACCTTTGGCATTAACCTCGGTGTCGGCAGCTACTTGGTCGACGTGGCCATCGGCTGGGGAGATCGGGGCGACGGTGCGCCTGAGCAGATGGTTCACCGGGTTGCAAGAATCCGATCATTGTCGGTGCGCCACCCAGGCGAGCGGCCTCGGTTTTTCGGAGCAGCCGATTTGGGGGCTCGTTTCGAGGCTTCGTAG
- a CDS encoding helix-turn-helix domain-containing protein yields the protein MEQFALSGWAVIFPPTPTPGSRPVFMAHGIRPESSPLLTLAAKNGIEAIIPPQGFDGPFLATLARQISPLPSSRCRVLRNKRDRGGEFILFCYRAPADAEFSGNEMMALGGISRLVDRCFVALAQAQEQEFEAGLFRMVGNIHPEGLCVLDNRLRVIFENRKFKEHMHVWNGGFAALQNLSLPRQSELPEIWKEACDRCFRAFREVKFPPVSGRMAVSQGSVSELKHKLDTETWLEGAVRYLAFQTPLGVRPYLILTCSTRRQVPSGMIPLAQICERLGFSRRESELAELILEGSSAREIAVKLKIALPTVKTHIRHILQKAGVSTRLQFVGLCRPQA from the coding sequence ATGGAGCAGTTCGCGCTCAGCGGCTGGGCCGTGATCTTTCCGCCCACGCCGACCCCCGGCAGCCGGCCGGTGTTCATGGCGCACGGGATTCGTCCGGAGAGCAGTCCCCTGCTGACGCTGGCCGCGAAGAACGGCATTGAAGCGATCATTCCTCCACAGGGGTTCGATGGGCCGTTTCTCGCCACGCTGGCCCGGCAGATCAGTCCCTTGCCCAGCAGCCGTTGTCGTGTCCTGCGCAACAAGCGGGACCGGGGCGGAGAGTTTATTCTGTTTTGCTACCGTGCGCCGGCGGACGCGGAGTTCTCGGGCAACGAGATGATGGCGCTCGGTGGCATCTCGCGTCTGGTGGACCGCTGCTTTGTCGCGCTCGCGCAGGCCCAGGAACAGGAGTTCGAAGCCGGGCTGTTCAGAATGGTGGGGAACATCCATCCCGAGGGTCTGTGCGTCTTGGATAACCGGTTACGGGTCATCTTTGAGAATCGAAAGTTCAAGGAACACATGCACGTGTGGAATGGCGGTTTCGCCGCGCTGCAGAATCTCTCGCTGCCGCGCCAGTCGGAACTGCCGGAAATCTGGAAGGAAGCCTGCGACCGGTGCTTTCGGGCGTTTCGGGAAGTCAAGTTCCCACCCGTGTCCGGTCGAATGGCGGTCAGCCAGGGGTCGGTGTCGGAGCTGAAGCATAAACTGGATACGGAGACCTGGCTCGAGGGGGCGGTGCGCTATCTCGCCTTCCAGACGCCGCTGGGTGTTCGGCCGTATCTTATTCTCACCTGCTCGACGCGCCGGCAGGTACCCAGCGGCATGATCCCGCTGGCGCAGATCTGTGAACGGCTGGGGTTCTCCCGGCGCGAAAGCGAACTGGCGGAGCTCATTCTTGAAGGGAGTTCGGCGCGGGAGATCGCGGTGAAGCTCAAGATTGCGCTCCCAACGGTGAAGACCCACATCCGGCACATCCTCCAGAAAGCCGGGGTGAGCACGCGGCTGCAGTTCGTCGGATTGTGCCGTCCGCAAGCGTGA